The Sabethes cyaneus chromosome 3, idSabCyanKW18_F2, whole genome shotgun sequence DNA window ATAGAGAGTTTCTTTGACCGAACTTCAGACGCACCAAGCTCTGCTGCTCTCAAGAGCTTTCAGCTGAGTTATTTATAAATGTTATTTAAGTTtctattcatgtagacaacagCGTCAGATGAATCTttgaacaaacaaataaacaaattgtttcgaaTCAACTCACCGGAATCATGCCAAATTCAACTAAATCCTTTGCCGTAACTTTCCGCAAGTTAGCATCCCGTTCGATCTGGTCGTTATCCATGGGTGCCGCCGACGCCTGAGCCGCTCGTCGACCCTCGGAAGAAGTGGCTGGCATTCCGAAGCCTAAATACTGCAATTCAAAGGGAAAAAGTATGTTATGTTTTCGCAAAGCGAAAGCTGCTGAAAATTTGCCACTACTATGTACCTTCTCATTCAATCTCCTAGCGATCAATCGATCCAACCCGGTGTAGGCACCGGATGCCACGAACAGAATGTTGGTGGTGTCAACCTGTACCGTTTCGCCGCGCAATTTCCGGGGAGAGTTTCGCTCTGGCACATTCACGACGGTACCCTCCAGCATTTTGAGCATACCTTGCTGGACGCCCTCGCCGCCAACGTCCCGCAGCTGGTGGATTCCGGGCACCGcaccgattttgtctacctcgTCCAGGAAAACGATTCCCGTCTGGGCACGTTCGATGCtgcaaaacacaaaaaaatgattAAGTTTTCtggtatttttaaattttgattcgtAAAACCCTACCTATAGTTGGCATCCTGGAGCAACTTTGCGATGACACTCTCGATATCTTCGCCCACGTAGCCGGCCTGCGTCAACGTGGTACAATCACAGATGGCAAATGGAACATCCAAACACTTGGCAATCGTTTGCGCAAGCAGCGTTTTGCCCGATCCGGTCGGGCCGAGCATCAGGATGTTGCTTTTTTCCAGCTTAAGCTCGTGCACTTTTTTGTCCAGCAGATCCGAGCCCGACTGGTTGGCGTGCGAGACGTTGGCCGACGCCGGCGGGGGTCGGGGAACCTCCGACGGAGCGGAGCTCATCATAGTATGGCCGATACCGGATATGTGCAGCAGCTCGCTGCTGCGAGACATTGAATCGATCTGCTGGGACCCCGTCTgtccgctgctgctggctggaggCGGCAGGTTGTGGTAGATTCGCTTGTAATGGTTGTAAACGGCCACCGACAGCACCTTTTTCGCCACATCCTGCCCGACCACGTGCCGATCGAGGTATTCCATTATTTTCTTCGGCGGTGGCGGTGGTTTTCGCTGACCTTTGGTGTCCGTATCCTTGATGGTTTTTTTAGAATCTACTTCGCTCAGCACCACGAAAAAGTGATGGCATTTCTCACACTTCACGAACCGTGTCGAACTGACAAACGTTTCCACGTGTGTGCACGGATCGCCACATTTGGGACAGGACAGAACGTTCTTTTTATTGGGTGGTTCATTTCCGTTGCCATCTTTGCCGCTGCCACCGGAGCCGCCGGATGCTGAGGAGCCGCTTCCACCGCTGGATCCTGTGGGTGAATTCGAGCCGCCTTTTGATGATTTCTCGCAAACTGCTGAAACATGGAACCGTCTGTAGCTGTGTTCTTTTAGTTGCGCGTGGCTGCCGGTGCTACCGCAGCATTGGCTGTGATCGACGGAGGCACAATGGAGCTGGTGGTTGTTCTGGTGAGACGCTAACAAGCAGACCAAACCTGCAAAAggcagagaaaaaaaacgccGAATCAATATAAACTGCGTTTGGACAACAAAAAATTATTCGTCTGGCAGAAATGATTTAACTGAGGATTGACATTTCTTCGAGCATCATTGATTGAACAGCGTACGTGAGCAAACGGAGCAAACCGGCTCAGTAGGTAGCGGACCAAAAATATTCATCAATTTGCACCAGTTCCAGCAGTTAGCACACGGTGGTTGGTGGCTTATCGACCAATCAACCATTCCTTTGACCTTGATCGTGCTAGAGATATGGACCAACCGGAGCAGCTGATTCGAAACCAAAACGGGCGCACGTGTTTATAGATTTTTTCTGACATTCGTACTTACTAACAGTTCCCAACCTTCAAAGAGTTAATTGAACTCTCGGGGCAAGCTCTCACTTTGACGCCTTCTTCGTAGTAGAGAAACCATCCCAACAAACTGCCGCCTGCAGGCAAATTACGCAAATTAGTATCGTCGTGCCTAACGCAGCAGTTTACGCCACTTTacgagagagagaaaagaaaggACGAGACGGGCGGGTATGACCCAAATTAGCCACAAACTTAAGCCAGAGTTAGGCGcaagaaaacaacaacaacaactgtaCTTCATTATAAGTGCGCTTCTCATTAATCGTATATGATCGTAGATCATAAACTAGATAAGTACCCTTCGGCGGAGAGATCATGATTAAAAACTTTTATGACTGGGCACCAAGCAAAGGGGAAGGCCCATGTTGACTCTTAGTAATGCTTTCGGTCGGTGGGTGAGGTCGGTCGGTACGCGATCATCAGTGCAAGTAAGATTATTATTACATCTTTACTCAATCCAAATTAGTTGCTTCAAGTTAATGTGAACCACGCGATGGTGTAACACACAAAGTGACGCCATAGAATGACATCTGAGAGGCTGGGTTGAAATTAGGAAATTGCAGGTGGGTGACTAGGTAGTGTTAGAGTAGATATTTGGGGACGCCAATGTCATTTTTACTCattttactttttgattttggccagaaagaaaatattttaataatttattgtCTTAATTGATAAgcaaactgattttttttcactttttagatTGCGCTGACGGCTGTCTGTTTCTTGGAAACCTGTGCCTACTTGATCAGGTTGGTTCTGGCCCAATGCCATGTGATATTGAAAACGTCAGATAATAAGACTTGAACACGAAAAAATGCGGACACTAAAATCCTTTAAGAATAAAATTATCACATTGATTTTCATTTTCCTGTACACAATTCTGGTTTatatatttactagctgacccgacaaacttcgtattgccacaaattaacctgtgttgtacataaatcatgaatctcggatgatctttgtcacaatctcgagttttgcaagccccccagtgggcggcgcttccgacggcgggtcaccggcaacactcgcgaccgtctcgtcctgaatgatctagtgttactatagatagtttttgtggtcttgtattgactaatgttttatggaagagtctcgaatttctcgagttcgattagtttttgagtttcgcaaaaatttctgttttatttgtatgagagtccatatccccctaccacaggggtgagaggtctctaactatcgtaaaataaattcaagactccataatctcccacatgccaaatttggttccatttgcttgattagttctcaagttataaggaaatttgaatttcatttgtatgggagctcccctcttaaaaggggaaggggtcgtaattcaccatagaaaaaatttctgccatctaaaactcccacatgtcaaatttggttccatttgattgattagttctcgagataagaggaaatttgcatttcatttgtatggaagcccaccctcttaaaggggagatgggccataactcgctttctaaagaagagaggggtctcaattcaccatagaaaaaaatcttgcgtccaaaaccacttacatgtcaaatttggttccatttgcttgattagttctcgagttatgaggaaatttgtttttcatttgtataggagcccccctccctcttaaagtggggaaatccatagaaaatataccatagaaaatattcttgcctacaaaaagacccacatgataaatttggttccagttccttgattagttctagttatgaggaaatttgtatttcgtttgtatgagagcccccccccctcttaaaaaggtaaggggtcctaattcatcatagaaaatatttttgcctctagaaacctccacatgccaaatttggttctgtttgcttgattagttctcgagttatgaggaaatttgaatttcatttgtataggagcccccccctcttaaagttgggaggggtcctaattcaccatagaaaatattcttgggggggccctcctaaagtgggtaggggtctcaattcatagaaaaaaattcctgcctccaaaaacacccacgtgccaaatttggttccatttgcttgattagttctcgagttatgaggaaatttgtatttcgtttgtataggagcccccccctcttaaagttgggaggggtcctaattcaccatagaaaatattcttgccctcgaaaactttcacatgccaaatttggttccatttgcttgattagctctcgagttatgaggaaattcgtatatcatttgtataggagccccccctcctaaagtgaggaggggtcccagttcatcatagaaaaaatttgtgtctccaaaaacacccacgtgtcaaatttggttccatttgtttgattaattctcgagttatgaggaaatttgtatttcgtttgtataggagcccccctcttaaagtggggaggggtccttattcaccgtagaaaatattcttgccctcgaaaactttcacatgccaaatttgattccatttgcttgattagttctcgagttatgaggaaatttgtatggaagcccccccttttaaagaggagaggaattataattccccttataaagaggggaggggtctcaatttaccatagaataaattcttgtcaccgaaaacacccacatgccaaattttgttctatttgcttgattagttgtcgagttatgcagaaatttgtgtttcatttgtatgggagcccctcctcttagtgggggaggggtttctaaccatcactaaaacctttcctggccccaaaaaacctctacatgcatactttcatgccgattggtttagtagttttcgattctataaggaacatacggacagacagacagacagacagaaatccttctttataggcatagattgaAACACCACTATTTTGCCTTAATGTCTTTACTTTGCTTGCTTTTACGATAACAATTCGATTATCGAATCAGTGACGAATTTAGAAGCTGTCTCTACGTttgtcggtcttgggctgccactcacCAATCGGCCCTAGCAACCGCTGCACAGTggcccaaaagggcgaaaagcggaacttcagcacttttgttcgtatgaatattccccttaatctagaactgtcaaaagttagtcattgcttactgcaatgaaaataaaaaaaacttttatgtGCTAGGAAAtctagacatagtttcttcggcaaagttgtaaataatgtaaaaacaagcaactttgctgaagaaataaaatttctatcttcatCGAGTGTTGAACTACAGGGCATATTcgttgaaatttctttaaaaattagtttttcgttcttagcttttgttagttgcattttactagAACATATTGTTCTAGACAATTATCAAAGTTTTCAAAACACAcgcttttgcagaagaccgctaATCTCTGGATTgtttactttctaagttatcgcatattcaagctttagatttccatagcttcatgaGCCCATacggtaaaatggggcaagcggatttatgaaatcagcacttcatcttaaagcttaagtcgagtactgtAAACTTGTATGGAATCCGTTTgttcccaaccacccaaatgagtgtacgacaagcatacgttttatgtgtttcgcgttcgctaaaggctcgatgcacgtctattttttttctgttagtagatagacacatggtttcttcggcaaagttatagcaaatataaaggtaaacaactttgctaaaaaaatgacatttctattcctatcgagtgcagagctatagagcattttccttggaaattctttaaaaatgagtttttcatacttagcttatgttggttgcatattacaagaatatatggttctaggcgattctTGAAGGACTTAAAATACATGTTTTGGTAGAAGATTGCAAacctctaggacctttccttacaaagttatcgcttttggctcgtgaagttaaggaaaaataaagcttaaataagcgataactttgtaatgaAAGGTCCTAGATATTTGCAATCTTTTACAAAAACATGTATTTCGAGTCCTAGAACAATCGCccagaaccatatattcttgtaaaatgcaaccaacataagctaagtacgaaaaactaatttttaaagaatttccaaagaaaatgctctatagctctgtacTCGATAgggatagaaatgtcatttctttagcaaattagtttgcctttatattttccataactttgccgaagaaaccatgtgacTATCTAGTAAACCCAAAAAAtagacgtgtatcgagccttggcgaacgcgaaacagatcaaatgtatgcttgccgtactctcatttgggtggttggggacaagcgggaCCGATACAAGTTTGTAATACTCGACCTAAGCTTTATGTGAAgtactgattttataaatccacttaccccatttcaccccataggctcgtgaagctatggaaatttaaagcttgaatatgcaatAACTTAGCAGGTAAAGGTTCAAGAGATTTGTgaacttctgcaaaaacgtgtgttttgagtgcttcgataattgcttagaacattgtatgcttgtaaaatgcaactaaggaaagctaagtatgaaaaaccaatttttaaagaagttttaaagaatatgccctgtagtccagcactcgataaagatagaaattttatttcttcagcaaagttgcttgtttttatattgtttacaactttgccaaagaaactatgtctatatttcctaacacaaaaaagttatttctttattttcattatagtaagcaatgactgaCTGGtattgttttctttattttttaacgacCTTTGTTCTGTACTTCCACGAGGACCCAGATTGCTGTATGCTAATGATCTTAACATGTTTGTGCTGGTCAATTCTTTTGAAGACTGCTGTTAACTGCAAAAGCTAATCGACATTTTTGCGAGCTGGTGTCGAAAGAATGAATTTTCCATTAGCGTGCGGCGCTAGTGTTCGGTTATCTCTTTTAGTCGCAAGAAAGAACCTAGTGTATGGAACTACCGCATCAGCAACGAAGTACTGGAAAAAGTATACGTAATTAATGACTTGGGAGTGCTTCCTGATACGAGCCTCTGATTTCGGGAACACTACTCTACTGGTGTGTAATGCACCACATGCTCAGTGGACTTCCGACGAACTGAGTTACGACCAAAACGAGCCAGTTAGAGCTATGTGTTGCTTGtctttttgattttaattgtcCTACTGATAGTTTTAGACGCCGCTTACGAAGATTAATTGTACTATGGTTAGCTGTAATGTAATGTTTTATTCATGCAGACGTTATGGTCAGAtaaattaatgtaaataaatGATGATTCTTATACGCCGCGAAAAATTAACCGCATGTTATTAGAAACATAATTCGCCACAGTTCgttttgtttaactgaatcgttcgCCGCCCTaaaatctataaacaaatggtgagtctgcaagttgaattgcCCGAATTAATCggagatttgtcgcaaggtgagcATTTGGTCCGCCGTGGACCGTTCCTTTCGGAAACCAGCACCGGTTTCCTGCAGCACAGGTCGGCACtatccggttcctgattccgtggAGCGTTCTAAAGTACCGTGAGTTTGCCATTAA harbors:
- the LOC128742569 gene encoding ATP-dependent Clp protease ATP-binding subunit clpX-like, mitochondrial, producing MRSVRSSLTIGRLAIYPRNSNIRTGLVCLLASHQNNHQLHCASVDHSQCCGSTGSHAQLKEHSYRRFHVSAVCEKSSKGGSNSPTGSSGGSGSSASGGSGGSGKDGNGNEPPNKKNVLSCPKCGDPCTHVETFVSSTRFVKCEKCHHFFVVLSEVDSKKTIKDTDTKGQRKPPPPPKKIMEYLDRHVVGQDVAKKVLSVAVYNHYKRIYHNLPPPASSSGQTGSQQIDSMSRSSELLHISGIGHTMMSSAPSEVPRPPPASANVSHANQSGSDLLDKKVHELKLEKSNILMLGPTGSGKTLLAQTIAKCLDVPFAICDCTTLTQAGYVGEDIESVIAKLLQDANYSIERAQTGIVFLDEVDKIGAVPGIHQLRDVGGEGVQQGMLKMLEGTVVNVPERNSPRKLRGETVQVDTTNILFVASGAYTGLDRLIARRLNEKYLGFGMPATSSEGRRAAQASAAPMDNDQIERDANLRKVTAKDLVEFGMIPEFVGRFPVLVPFHSLDVEMLVRILTEPRNALVPQYKALLSMDQVELTFTEDALVQIARLAMERQTGARGLRAIMETLLLEPMFEVPGSDVKTVHINEDCVRGHAEPTYIRRNQPNSASCDPDTPNSNNSSQAPEEEENTKLRVKQ